Proteins from one Loktanella sp. M215 genomic window:
- a CDS encoding peptidoglycan-binding domain-containing protein yields the protein MRHLIKVLPLALAACTAQPSGNAVAPAEIVVSLGEIETDVNGRCFATAAGPTRTDIVNELIEVVPAVRAADGSVTSPPVFRNVSRPQTVSTGPGRRFETVCPPVYTIAFVSSLQRALLIRRSYSGPITGRYDEATSLAVQMFQRAEGIDSPLLGVAAARTLGILAVPRG from the coding sequence ATGCGCCACCTGATCAAAGTCCTGCCGCTGGCCCTTGCCGCCTGCACGGCGCAGCCCTCGGGCAACGCCGTGGCCCCTGCGGAAATCGTCGTCTCGTTGGGAGAGATCGAGACCGATGTGAACGGACGCTGCTTTGCCACCGCTGCAGGGCCGACGCGCACCGATATCGTCAATGAGCTGATCGAGGTCGTCCCCGCCGTGCGCGCCGCAGACGGCAGCGTCACCAGCCCGCCGGTCTTCCGCAACGTCTCGCGCCCGCAAACCGTCTCGACCGGCCCCGGTCGGCGGTTCGAAACGGTCTGTCCCCCCGTCTACACAATCGCCTTCGTGTCCAGCCTGCAACGCGCCCTGCTGATCCGGCGCAGCTATAGTGGGCCGATCACGGGCCGATACGACGAGGCGACGAGTCTTGCGGTTCAGATGTTCCAGCGTGCAGAGGGCATCGACAGTCCGCTGCTGGGTGTCGCGGCTGCACGGACTCTTGGCATTCTGGCCGTGCCGCGCGGCTGA
- a CDS encoding Do family serine endopeptidase produces the protein MRSQAKVQHRADPRPILTGLALTTALVLAQALPGHAQVNPETTTADTTQALPGAVAGRPLTFADLAAQVSPSVVNITTSTTVAGREGPQGIVPDGSPFEDFFNDLQNGPGGQPRRSSALGSGFVISADGYIVTNNHVIEGADEIEIEFFPGDGQPAEQLPATLVGTDTNTDIALLKVEYDSPLQFVEFGNSNATGARVGDWVLAMGNPLGQGFSVSAGIVSARNRALSGTYDDYIQTDAAINRGNSGGPLFNMDGEVIGVNTAILSPNGGSIGIGFAMSSAVVSNVVDQLREFGETRRGWLGVRIQDVTPDMVSAIDGLDSARGALITDVPPGPAEDAGLLSGDVILSYDGTEVTDTRELVRMVGNSAVGAKIPMQVLRNGDETMIDVTLGRRETDEATAFPASDTGPAPEDATQEMLGLTVSPVTPDLAEQYGLDDRAGLVITAVDPASDAGAKGLAEGDLITDAGQEPVTTPEELQARIDNAAEAGQTSLLLLVRRDGNPRFLALALGDAGDAGPAEPDGSTDQN, from the coding sequence GTGAGGTCACAGGCAAAAGTCCAACATCGCGCCGATCCCCGCCCCATCCTGACCGGTCTGGCGCTGACGACAGCGCTTGTGCTGGCGCAGGCCCTGCCGGGTCACGCGCAGGTCAACCCCGAGACGACGACCGCAGATACGACACAGGCCCTGCCCGGGGCCGTCGCCGGCCGTCCGCTGACCTTTGCCGATCTTGCCGCACAGGTCAGCCCTTCGGTGGTGAACATCACGACCTCGACGACTGTGGCGGGTCGCGAAGGGCCGCAGGGCATCGTGCCCGATGGCTCTCCGTTCGAGGATTTCTTCAACGACCTGCAGAACGGCCCCGGTGGCCAGCCGCGCCGGTCGAGTGCGCTGGGCTCCGGCTTCGTGATCTCGGCTGACGGCTATATCGTGACGAACAACCACGTCATCGAAGGCGCCGACGAGATCGAGATCGAGTTCTTTCCGGGCGACGGCCAACCGGCGGAACAACTGCCGGCGACGCTGGTCGGCACGGATACCAACACGGATATCGCGCTGCTGAAGGTCGAATACGACAGCCCGCTGCAATTCGTGGAATTCGGCAACAGTAACGCCACCGGCGCGCGCGTCGGCGACTGGGTGCTGGCGATGGGCAACCCGCTGGGGCAAGGATTCTCGGTCAGTGCGGGCATCGTGTCGGCGCGCAACCGGGCGCTGTCGGGCACCTATGACGATTACATCCAGACCGACGCCGCAATCAACCGCGGCAACTCTGGCGGGCCGCTGTTCAACATGGACGGCGAAGTCATCGGCGTGAACACCGCGATCCTGTCGCCGAACGGCGGGTCGATCGGCATCGGTTTCGCCATGTCGTCCGCGGTCGTGTCGAACGTCGTCGATCAGTTGCGCGAGTTCGGGGAAACCCGCCGCGGCTGGCTGGGCGTGCGCATTCAGGACGTGACGCCGGACATGGTCAGCGCCATCGACGGTCTGGACAGCGCGCGCGGCGCGTTGATTACCGACGTCCCCCCCGGCCCGGCAGAGGATGCGGGCCTGCTGTCTGGCGACGTGATCCTGTCCTACGACGGCACCGAAGTCACCGACACGCGCGAACTGGTGCGGATGGTCGGCAACTCTGCCGTCGGCGCCAAGATCCCGATGCAGGTCCTGCGCAACGGTGACGAGACCATGATCGATGTGACCTTGGGCCGCCGCGAGACCGACGAGGCCACGGCCTTCCCGGCCTCTGATACGGGCCCGGCACCAGAGGACGCCACGCAGGAGATGCTGGGACTGACCGTCTCTCCGGTCACGCCTGATCTGGCAGAGCAATACGGTCTGGACGACCGGGCCGGTCTGGTCATAACCGCCGTCGATCCGGCGTCCGACGCCGGTGCCAAGGGTCTGGCAGAAGGCGACCTGATCACCGATGCGGGTCAGGAGCCCGTCACCACGCCGGAAGAGTTGCAGGCGCGAATCGACAATGCGGCCGAGGCGGGTCAGACCTCCTTGCTGCTGCTGGTGCGGCGCGACGGCAATCCGCGGTTCCTCGCGCTGGCGCTGGGCGATGCGGGTGACGCAGGTCCGGCCGAACCGGATGGCAGCACGGATCAGAACTGA
- the hflK gene encoding FtsH protease activity modulator HflK produces MAGNNGGPWGGGGDDNRGDKNGGKTPPPRPPRRPGEGPQIPEIDELMNRGREQLRVLMGGRGGGTGSNGTGGGGGPRLTRGTVGLGVLAVVVAWVVASVYTVKPEEQSVELLLGDYMSTNGPGLNFAPWPFVTREVMPVTSERSIDIGTSRSGMDAGLMLTGDENIVDIDFQVVWNINDPQKFLFNLADPEQTIEAVSESVMREIIAQSQLAPILNRDRGSIAERLKSEIQSTLDSYESGVNIVRVNFDKADPPEPVIASFRKVQDAEQERDRLQNVADAYANRVEAEARGQAAQTIEQAEGYRAQVVNEAAGEASRFSAVLTEYAKAPDVTRKRLYLETMEKVLGELDIILLDESQGGQGVVPYLPLNQLGGNTQRNAPAAAPANGGTN; encoded by the coding sequence ATGGCAGGCAACAACGGGGGCCCCTGGGGGGGCGGCGGCGACGACAACCGGGGTGACAAGAACGGCGGCAAGACACCGCCACCACGGCCACCCCGCCGACCGGGCGAGGGGCCTCAGATTCCCGAAATCGACGAGTTGATGAACCGGGGCCGCGAACAGCTGCGCGTCCTGATGGGCGGTCGCGGTGGCGGGACCGGATCGAACGGCACGGGCGGCGGCGGTGGTCCGCGCCTGACGCGCGGGACCGTGGGTCTTGGCGTGCTGGCGGTCGTCGTGGCCTGGGTCGTGGCGTCGGTCTATACGGTCAAGCCCGAGGAACAATCGGTCGAACTGCTGCTGGGCGACTACATGTCCACCAACGGGCCGGGCCTGAATTTCGCACCCTGGCCTTTCGTGACGCGCGAAGTGATGCCGGTCACGTCCGAACGGTCCATCGACATCGGCACCAGCCGGTCGGGCATGGACGCGGGGCTGATGCTGACGGGTGACGAGAATATCGTGGACATCGATTTTCAGGTGGTCTGGAACATCAACGATCCGCAGAAATTCCTGTTCAACCTCGCCGATCCCGAACAGACGATCGAGGCTGTGTCGGAATCCGTGATGCGCGAGATCATCGCCCAAAGCCAGCTGGCGCCGATCCTGAACCGCGACCGCGGTTCGATCGCAGAGCGTCTGAAGAGCGAGATCCAGAGCACGCTGGACAGCTACGAATCCGGTGTGAACATCGTGCGTGTGAACTTCGACAAGGCCGACCCGCCAGAGCCCGTTATCGCGTCCTTCCGCAAGGTGCAGGACGCCGAGCAGGAGCGTGACCGGTTGCAGAACGTCGCCGATGCCTATGCCAACCGGGTCGAAGCCGAAGCCCGCGGTCAGGCTGCCCAGACCATCGAGCAGGCCGAAGGCTACCGCGCGCAGGTCGTGAACGAGGCTGCCGGTGAGGCGAGCCGCTTCTCTGCCGTGTTGACGGAATACGCGAAGGCACCGGATGTGACGCGCAAGCGGCTTTATCTGGAAACCATGGAAAAAGTGCTGGGAGAGTTGGACATCATCCTGCTTGACGAAAGCCAGGGCGGGCAGGGCGTCGTGCCCTATCTGCCGCTGAACCAGCTGGGCGGAAACACCCAGCGCAATGCGCCGGCTGCGGCACCTGCGAACGGAGGGACGAACTGA
- a CDS encoding 2Fe-2S iron-sulfur cluster-binding protein translates to MAKITYVEHGGKEHVVEVKTGMTVMEGARDNGIPGIEADCGGACACSTCHVYVDPSWVDKLPAKDAMEEDMLDFAYKPDPARSRLTCQLKVSDDLDGLRVQMPEKQI, encoded by the coding sequence ATGGCCAAGATCACCTACGTCGAGCATGGCGGCAAGGAGCACGTTGTCGAGGTCAAGACCGGCATGACGGTCATGGAAGGGGCGCGTGACAACGGCATCCCGGGGATCGAGGCCGACTGCGGCGGCGCCTGCGCCTGTTCGACATGCCACGTCTACGTCGACCCGTCCTGGGTGGACAAGCTGCCCGCCAAGGACGCGATGGAGGAGGACATGCTGGATTTCGCCTACAAGCCCGATCCGGCCCGTTCCCGCCTGACCTGCCAGCTGAAGGTCAGCGATGATCTGGACGGTCTGCGCGTGCAGATGCCCGAAAAGCAGATCTGA
- a CDS encoding FAD-dependent oxidoreductase, whose amino-acid sequence MSFDYDLFVIGGGSGGVRAARMAAETGAKVGLAEESRMGGTCVIRGCVPKKLMVYASSYAERVEEAQGYGWDATLGDFDWNRFRTKLHKELDRLEQVYRNLLDGSGVDIHDCRAVLQDAHTVQVGDGKTVTAKHILIATGGHPTRPEMENCDLGIVSNDMFLLEKLPETLLIIGGGYIACEFACIMAGLGVKVTVYHRGAQILKGFDDEARGLLAESMRHRGIDLHTGTTVTELCPAGEAPRGPMPTGSDAAAGAEPAATMGAPAGETNALASNPKSFTDGRAAGPIWTRATNGDEKVFDYVLFATGRAPNTDNLGLDAAGVDLGRHKEIVVDEFSQTNVPSIYAIGDVTDRVQLTPVAIREGMAFVETVFKGNPTPVDHALIASAVFTQPELGTVGETEDDATSRGESVEIYSTAFRPMQTAFLDTPQRVLMKLIVSTETRKVLGCHIVADHAGEMIQMAAIAIKMGATKEDFDRTCAVHPTMAEELVTMRKPVRTT is encoded by the coding sequence ATGTCTTTCGACTACGATCTTTTTGTCATCGGTGGCGGGTCCGGCGGCGTGCGGGCCGCGCGCATGGCAGCCGAGACGGGCGCCAAGGTCGGTCTGGCCGAGGAAAGCCGCATGGGCGGCACCTGTGTCATCCGGGGCTGCGTGCCTAAGAAGCTGATGGTCTACGCGTCAAGCTATGCCGAGCGTGTAGAAGAGGCGCAGGGCTATGGCTGGGACGCGACGCTGGGCGATTTCGACTGGAACCGGTTCCGCACAAAGTTGCATAAGGAACTGGACCGGCTTGAACAGGTCTATCGCAACCTGCTCGATGGCTCTGGCGTGGATATCCACGACTGCCGCGCCGTCCTGCAGGATGCGCATACGGTGCAGGTTGGTGACGGCAAGACCGTGACCGCCAAGCACATCCTGATCGCGACCGGCGGCCACCCGACCCGGCCCGAGATGGAAAACTGCGATCTGGGGATCGTGTCCAACGATATGTTCCTGTTGGAAAAGCTGCCTGAGACGCTGCTGATTATCGGTGGGGGCTACATCGCCTGCGAATTTGCCTGCATCATGGCGGGGCTGGGCGTGAAGGTGACGGTCTATCATCGGGGCGCCCAGATCCTGAAAGGTTTCGACGACGAGGCGCGCGGCTTGCTGGCGGAATCCATGCGTCACCGGGGGATCGACCTGCACACGGGCACAACCGTGACAGAGCTTTGCCCTGCAGGCGAGGCCCCGCGCGGGCCGATGCCTACAGGGTCCGACGCCGCCGCCGGTGCAGAGCCTGCCGCGACGATGGGCGCGCCGGCCGGCGAGACGAATGCCTTGGCCAGCAACCCCAAGAGCTTTACCGATGGGCGCGCCGCCGGTCCGATCTGGACGCGGGCCACGAATGGCGACGAAAAGGTCTTCGATTACGTCCTGTTCGCCACGGGCCGCGCGCCCAACACCGACAACCTTGGTCTTGATGCCGCAGGCGTGGACCTTGGCCGACACAAGGAAATCGTGGTCGATGAGTTCAGCCAGACCAACGTGCCCTCGATCTATGCCATCGGCGACGTGACCGACCGGGTTCAGCTGACGCCCGTGGCGATCCGCGAGGGGATGGCCTTTGTCGAGACCGTCTTCAAGGGAAACCCGACGCCGGTGGATCACGCGCTGATTGCCAGCGCCGTCTTTACACAGCCGGAACTTGGCACCGTGGGAGAGACGGAAGACGATGCCACCAGCCGGGGCGAGAGTGTCGAGATCTATTCCACCGCATTCCGCCCGATGCAGACGGCCTTCCTCGATACGCCGCAGCGTGTGCTGATGAAGCTGATCGTCAGCACCGAGACCCGCAAGGTTCTGGGGTGTCACATCGTCGCGGACCATGCGGGCGAGATGATCCAGATGGCGGCCATCGCGATCAAGATGGGTGCGACGAAAGAGGATTTCGACCGCACCTGTGCGGTCCATCCCACCATGGCCGAAGAGCTGGTCACGATGCGCAAGCCGGTGCGCACAACTTGA
- a CDS encoding FG-GAP-like repeat-containing protein, translated as MWYAVAAGLLACLATGAAACNAPRAAVVGEVAVAGGSALVTRAWYADPTTDYDHAIFGRATTAQVLRAEVAGADGCLILTAAAGDGHVFEDTAPRIVDLDGDGRAEVIAVRTSLTQGAQLALYGVRGDALAVLATTPYIGQARRWLAPVGGGDIDGDGRIEVAYIDRPHLDRVMRVWRFDGAALTEVYRIPGLTNHRIGDPVISGGFRTCGGVTETVTADAGWTRVMATRIVGGRAVMRDLGPMGQGAFAAALRCGG; from the coding sequence ATGTGGTACGCGGTCGCCGCAGGTCTGCTGGCCTGTCTGGCGACCGGGGCTGCCGCCTGCAACGCGCCCCGGGCTGCTGTGGTGGGCGAGGTCGCAGTTGCAGGCGGCTCCGCCCTTGTGACGCGGGCGTGGTACGCCGATCCGACGACTGACTATGACCATGCCATTTTCGGGCGCGCAACGACGGCGCAGGTCTTGCGTGCCGAGGTTGCTGGTGCAGATGGATGCCTCATCCTGACCGCAGCCGCAGGCGACGGACATGTGTTCGAGGATACCGCGCCCCGGATCGTCGATCTGGACGGCGACGGTCGCGCCGAGGTGATCGCGGTGCGCACCAGCCTGACGCAAGGCGCGCAGCTTGCGCTTTACGGGGTGCGTGGTGACGCATTGGCGGTGCTGGCAACGACGCCCTACATCGGTCAGGCGCGTCGCTGGCTGGCCCCCGTCGGGGGCGGTGACATCGACGGCGATGGCCGGATCGAGGTCGCCTATATCGACCGCCCGCATCTGGACCGCGTCATGCGGGTCTGGCGGTTTGACGGTGCCGCGCTGACCGAAGTCTACCGCATCCCCGGACTGACCAATCACCGGATCGGCGATCCTGTCATCAGCGGTGGCTTTCGGACCTGCGGCGGGGTGACCGAAACGGTGACGGCGGATGCAGGCTGGACCCGGGTGATGGCCACACGGATCGTGGGCGGGCGTGCGGTGATGCGTGATCTGGGGCCGATGGGGCAGGGTGCCT
- the hflC gene encoding protease modulator HflC, whose protein sequence is MRKSIYLLPALLVVIVIAISSVFIVDEREKALVLQFGQIVKVKEEPGLGFKIPFIQNVVTYDDRILSRDLDPLEVTPSDDRRLVVDAFARYRIVDVRQFRQAVGAGGEEVAARRLDGILRDTTRNVLGTVASNDILSTDRAALMLRIRNNAISEARGLGLEVIDVRLKRTDLPPENLNATYERMIAERDREAADEVARGNEAAQRTRAAADRTVVELTSDAQRQADITRGEADAERNGIFAEAFGADPEFFAFYRSMTAYERFAAQGRSSMVLSPDSEFFNYLQSDQGQTANQARAAAASAPAAPAATPAPAAAPEASAAPAAPAAPADTEAAAEPAPADAGAPAPVN, encoded by the coding sequence ATGCGGAAATCCATTTATCTGCTGCCGGCTCTGCTGGTCGTCATTGTGATCGCCATCTCCTCGGTCTTCATCGTGGACGAGCGTGAAAAGGCGCTGGTCCTGCAATTCGGCCAGATCGTGAAGGTGAAGGAAGAGCCGGGCCTTGGGTTCAAGATCCCGTTCATCCAGAACGTCGTGACCTACGACGACCGGATCCTGTCGCGCGACCTTGACCCGCTGGAGGTCACGCCGTCGGATGATCGTCGTCTGGTTGTCGACGCCTTCGCCCGCTACCGGATCGTTGATGTGCGCCAGTTCCGGCAGGCTGTCGGTGCGGGTGGCGAAGAAGTCGCGGCCCGTCGTCTGGACGGCATCCTGCGCGACACGACCCGCAACGTGCTGGGCACCGTGGCGTCCAACGACATCCTGTCGACGGACCGTGCGGCGCTGATGCTGCGCATCCGCAACAACGCCATCTCCGAAGCGCGGGGACTGGGGCTGGAGGTCATCGACGTGCGGCTGAAGCGCACGGACCTGCCGCCGGAAAACCTGAATGCGACCTACGAGCGGATGATCGCGGAACGTGACCGCGAGGCCGCAGACGAGGTTGCGCGCGGTAACGAGGCCGCCCAGCGGACCCGTGCCGCCGCCGACCGCACCGTGGTGGAGCTGACCTCTGACGCCCAGCGTCAGGCCGACATCACCCGCGGTGAGGCGGACGCCGAGCGTAACGGCATCTTCGCCGAAGCCTTTGGCGCTGACCCGGAGTTCTTTGCCTTCTACCGGTCGATGACGGCGTACGAGCGGTTCGCCGCACAGGGCCGGTCGTCGATGGTGCTGAGCCCAGATTCAGAGTTCTTCAACTATCTGCAGTCCGATCAGGGACAGACCGCCAATCAGGCCAGAGCGGCGGCGGCGTCCGCCCCGGCCGCACCGGCGGCGACACCCGCCCCTGCGGCTGCACCGGAAGCCTCTGCCGCGCCTGCTGCCCCAGCGGCGCCCGCTGACACAGAGGCGGCGGCCGAACCGGCACCTGCCGATGCAGGCGCGCCGGCCCCCGTGAACTGA